One window from the genome of Thalassospira xiamenensis M-5 = DSM 17429 encodes:
- a CDS encoding type I restriction endonuclease subunit R: MSNVGQAERVTQNRVIKLFQDQLGYAYLGEWSDRPSNSNIEEGLLAKYLTSRGYSAAHVSAALYQLRVAANDTKLSLYGRNKAVYSLLRYGVDVKVEAGKPTEKVHLIDWQNPEKNDFAVAEEVTLKGGLERRPDIVLYVNGIAVGILELKNSRVSIGDGIRQNLSNQRPEFNEWFFSTIQFVFAGNDSEGLQYGAIGTEEKFFLKWKEDEADNDGYKLDKYLKKMCAKDRLIELMHNFVLFDGGVKKLPRVHQYFGIKAAQEHIRQRQGGIIWHTQGSGKSIVMVLLAKWILENNPNARVAIITDRDELDKQIERVFTDAGEPIKRTSSGRDLMSQLAQPTPRLLCSLVHKFGRQGVDDFDAFIKELESRPSKTVGELYVFVDECHRTQSGKLHRAMKAMMPNAIFVGFTGTPLLKKDKQTSMEIFGGYIHTYKFSEAVEDEVVLDLIYEARDIDQRLGSEEKIDQWFEAKTKGLNDWQRDELKKKWGTMQNVLSSRSRMDRVVSDIIFDFSVKPRLSSERGNAILVASSILEACKYFALFQKTPFKGKCALITSYNPNAQDVTKEETGANTETDKEVIYSIYTDLLKGVDAKPGMTKTETYEEWAKALFSKEPANMKLLIVVDKLLTGFDAPPCTYLYIDKSMQDHGLFQAICRTNRLDGDDKDFGYIVDYKDLFKKVENAIAVYSSDELDDTAGGSDPNVLLQDRLKKGKERLDVALEALALLCEPVEPPEGELEHIHYFCGNTEVPEDLQEREPQRSALYKATASLMRAYGNIADEMEAAGYSAADIVRIKGQVEHYVNVREIIKRASGETLDLKAYEADMRHLIDTYIEADEPRKISPFDNMSLVELIVKTGIADAIASQLGGLKGNKDAIAETIENNVRRKIIKEHLNDPAYYEKISALLDEIIAARKAKAIEYEEYLKRIADIACKVEEGQPNDAPENLDTPGKRALYNNLDNNEDLTLQVDAKVKLIRPHDWRGVQAKELVIKGALFEILGDEALVETIFAILKANQEY; encoded by the coding sequence ATGAGCAACGTGGGGCAGGCCGAACGGGTCACGCAGAATCGAGTCATCAAGCTGTTCCAAGACCAACTTGGCTATGCCTACCTTGGTGAATGGTCTGACCGCCCCAGCAACAGTAATATCGAAGAGGGGTTGCTGGCCAAATACCTCACATCTCGAGGCTATTCGGCGGCGCACGTTAGCGCCGCACTATATCAGCTGCGTGTTGCCGCCAATGATACGAAGCTAAGTCTGTATGGCCGCAACAAGGCCGTCTACTCACTGCTTCGCTATGGCGTGGACGTGAAGGTGGAGGCAGGCAAGCCGACCGAGAAGGTTCATCTGATCGATTGGCAGAATCCGGAGAAAAACGACTTTGCCGTTGCCGAGGAAGTGACGTTGAAGGGCGGGCTGGAGCGCCGCCCCGACATCGTGCTCTACGTCAATGGTATCGCGGTGGGCATTCTGGAGCTGAAGAACAGCCGCGTCTCCATTGGCGACGGCATTCGGCAGAATTTGTCGAACCAAAGGCCTGAGTTTAACGAGTGGTTTTTCAGCACAATCCAGTTTGTGTTTGCTGGGAATGATTCCGAGGGGCTGCAATACGGCGCAATCGGGACCGAAGAAAAATTTTTCCTGAAGTGGAAGGAAGATGAGGCCGATAACGACGGGTACAAGCTCGATAAATACCTGAAAAAGATGTGCGCCAAGGACCGGCTGATCGAGCTGATGCACAATTTTGTGCTGTTCGATGGCGGCGTTAAGAAATTGCCCCGTGTGCACCAGTATTTCGGGATCAAGGCAGCGCAGGAGCATATCCGCCAGCGCCAAGGCGGGATCATCTGGCATACTCAAGGGTCAGGCAAAAGCATCGTCATGGTGCTGTTGGCGAAGTGGATTCTGGAGAACAATCCTAACGCCCGTGTTGCCATCATCACCGACCGCGATGAGTTGGATAAGCAGATCGAGCGTGTCTTCACCGATGCGGGTGAACCGATCAAGCGGACAAGCAGCGGGCGGGATTTGATGAGCCAGCTTGCCCAGCCGACGCCGCGCCTGTTGTGCTCGCTGGTCCACAAGTTTGGTCGCCAGGGTGTCGATGACTTCGATGCCTTCATCAAAGAGCTAGAGTCCCGGCCCAGTAAGACGGTGGGGGAGCTGTATGTTTTTGTCGATGAGTGCCACCGTACCCAAAGCGGCAAGTTGCATCGGGCCATGAAGGCGATGATGCCCAATGCCATCTTTGTCGGCTTTACCGGCACGCCGCTGCTGAAAAAAGACAAGCAAACGAGCATGGAGATTTTTGGCGGGTACATTCACACCTACAAGTTCAGCGAAGCGGTTGAAGATGAGGTGGTGCTCGACTTGATTTACGAGGCGCGGGATATCGATCAGCGCCTTGGGTCCGAGGAAAAAATTGACCAGTGGTTCGAGGCGAAGACCAAGGGCCTGAACGACTGGCAGCGCGATGAGCTGAAGAAAAAATGGGGCACGATGCAGAACGTGCTCAGCTCCCGCTCACGCATGGACCGTGTGGTCAGCGACATCATTTTCGATTTCAGCGTTAAGCCGCGCCTATCCAGCGAACGGGGCAACGCCATCCTCGTCGCCTCTAGCATCTTGGAAGCGTGCAAGTATTTTGCTCTGTTCCAGAAGACGCCGTTCAAGGGCAAGTGTGCGCTGATCACCTCCTATAATCCGAACGCTCAAGACGTGACCAAGGAAGAAACTGGAGCAAACACTGAAACTGACAAGGAGGTCATTTACAGCATTTATACTGATCTGCTGAAGGGCGTGGATGCCAAGCCAGGCATGACCAAGACCGAAACCTATGAAGAATGGGCCAAGGCGCTTTTTTCCAAGGAACCGGCGAACATGAAGCTGCTGATTGTGGTGGACAAACTGCTGACGGGTTTTGATGCGCCGCCCTGCACCTATCTCTATATCGATAAATCCATGCAGGATCATGGGCTCTTTCAAGCTATTTGTCGGACCAACCGACTGGATGGAGACGACAAAGACTTCGGCTACATCGTCGATTACAAGGACCTGTTCAAGAAGGTCGAAAACGCGATTGCTGTCTACTCATCCGATGAACTGGACGACACGGCGGGCGGGTCTGATCCGAATGTGCTGCTGCAAGATCGCCTAAAGAAAGGCAAAGAACGGCTCGACGTGGCGCTTGAGGCGCTTGCGCTGCTTTGTGAACCTGTTGAGCCCCCAGAGGGCGAGTTGGAGCATATTCATTATTTCTGTGGCAACACTGAAGTGCCAGAAGACCTTCAGGAGAGGGAACCGCAACGCTCAGCGCTCTATAAGGCAACAGCATCGTTGATGCGTGCCTATGGCAATATCGCTGACGAGATGGAAGCGGCGGGCTATTCGGCAGCGGATATAGTCAGGATCAAGGGGCAGGTCGAGCATTACGTCAATGTGCGCGAAATCATCAAGAGGGCCAGCGGTGAGACCCTGGACCTGAAGGCCTATGAGGCCGATATGCGGCACCTGATCGACACATACATCGAAGCTGACGAACCTCGGAAAATATCGCCATTTGACAATATGAGCCTTGTTGAACTGATCGTGAAAACCGGCATTGCAGATGCCATCGCGTCCCAGCTGGGCGGGTTGAAGGGCAATAAGGATGCAATTGCCGAGACAATTGAAAACAACGTCCGCAGAAAGATCATCAAGGAACACCTGAATGATCCAGCTTACTATGAGAAAATTTCGGCGCTCCTTGATGAAATCATCGCAGCCCGAAAGGCGAAGGCTATCGAGTATGAGGAGTACCTGAAGCGCATAGCGGATATCGCGTGCAAGGTTGAAGAAGGGCAGCCGAATGACGCACCTGAAAATCTTGATACGCCGGGCAAAAGGGCGCTGTATAATAACTTGGATAATAACGAAGATCTGACGCTCCAGGTCGATGCCAAAGTGAAATTGATTCGCCCGCATGATTGGCGCGGAGTACAGGCAAAGGAACTTGTGATAAAAGGCGCACTTTTCGAAATTCTTGGTGATGAGGCGCTAGTAGAAACAATTTTTGCAATTTTGAAAGCGAATCAGGAGTACTGA
- a CDS encoding endonuclease NucS domain-containing protein has protein sequence MNMDRSYYRIMLGQKSAFASECHEGRWFGGDWGIAPDLTHELTDNWRDFNAKFISIYLEANPGKSKVAAGLACGMLHTICKGIQKGDIVLCPDGKGSYWIGEVVSDYYYVPGETLRHRRKVEWFPKSIARAEMSEGLQRSTGSIGTVSNISKHAVEIDGFLEGNTPPKLIATDELVEDPSVFALEKHLEDFLVQNWAFTELGKGYDIFTEDGEPAGQQYPSDTGPIDVLAISKDGKELLVVELKKGRASDAVVGQIQRYMGYVLDELAEPHQSVRGCIIALEDDLRLRRALRATSNIDFYRYQVSFKLFKGM, from the coding sequence ATGAATATGGACCGATCCTATTATCGCATCATGCTAGGCCAGAAGAGCGCCTTTGCTTCGGAATGTCATGAAGGCCGGTGGTTTGGCGGCGACTGGGGCATTGCCCCCGACCTGACGCACGAATTGACTGACAATTGGCGCGATTTCAACGCCAAGTTCATCTCGATCTATCTTGAGGCGAACCCCGGCAAGTCCAAGGTGGCGGCGGGGCTTGCCTGCGGCATGCTGCATACGATCTGCAAAGGCATCCAGAAGGGTGACATCGTTCTTTGCCCCGACGGCAAAGGCTCTTACTGGATCGGCGAAGTCGTCAGCGATTACTACTATGTGCCCGGCGAAACGTTGCGACACCGCCGTAAGGTGGAGTGGTTTCCAAAAAGTATCGCGCGTGCGGAAATGAGCGAAGGGTTACAACGCTCTACGGGCTCCATTGGTACCGTTAGCAATATCAGCAAGCACGCCGTTGAAATCGATGGCTTTCTAGAGGGCAATACGCCGCCAAAATTGATCGCGACGGATGAGTTGGTCGAGGACCCGTCTGTTTTTGCGCTTGAAAAGCACCTTGAGGATTTTCTGGTCCAGAACTGGGCCTTCACGGAACTCGGCAAGGGGTACGACATCTTCACCGAAGATGGGGAACCGGCAGGACAGCAATACCCGTCCGACACCGGCCCTATTGATGTTTTGGCCATCAGTAAGGACGGCAAGGAACTGCTGGTGGTGGAGCTGAAGAAAGGCCGGGCCAGCGATGCTGTGGTCGGCCAGATACAGCGCTATATGGGCTATGTCCTTGATGAGTTGGCCGAGCCGCATCAAAGCGTGCGCGGCTGCATCATTGCCCTGGAAGATGATCTTCGACTGAGGCGCGCCCTGCGGGCGACCAGCAATATCGACTTCTACCGCTATCAGGTCAGTTTCAAGCTATTCAAGGGGATGTGA
- a CDS encoding recombinase family protein translates to MRAGIYARHSTDKQGTSSEDQIRRCQEFCRFKGYDVVKVYRDEALSGAHIENRPGINALLIGALDGRFDVVIAEDLSRISRDQADTANFFKKMIFLGVPVETVSEGLINELHIGLKSTMNALYLKDLAEKTHRGVIAAVLRGGVPGGKLYGYDLVHALDEAGEPIRGKRTINQQQAAIVRDIFAAYASGQKLKHICEDLNRRGIEAPNGGKWAPTTLVGSFVRQTGLLRQTLYNGTITFNKMQYRKHPETGKRLSVMRPESEWVTVPIPEMAIVDENLFAKVQRALDVRSARQRERKLTPKVTTADEKREQAINRSREWRRNQAITSKRVNAVFGGKLYCAKHGEPIVATYARHYSCKSKGCPNRSLSYDQIIAMVIKSISRLDQDMIEAHFDNADMVKRRSKLEGEVKRLRKELEDIRTGLNKVIDALGPDARSHEIRAFFDDKSEQIHRTKLDISRCERQLADTSLPKSIDRILAQHNKLITKLQVWSRDPEAVIPLRQIIDRLTIHSTWDEIEESWDRRCEVTFDFPAIIAADKRLSS, encoded by the coding sequence TTGAGAGCTGGAATTTACGCTCGTCACTCGACTGACAAACAAGGGACGAGCTCAGAAGATCAAATCCGTCGCTGTCAGGAATTTTGCCGTTTCAAGGGATATGATGTCGTTAAGGTCTATCGGGACGAGGCCCTGTCCGGAGCACACATCGAAAATCGCCCCGGCATCAATGCCTTGCTGATCGGTGCGCTTGACGGTCGATTTGACGTTGTCATCGCAGAAGATCTAAGCCGCATCAGTCGTGATCAGGCCGATACAGCCAATTTCTTCAAGAAAATGATCTTCCTCGGTGTCCCGGTGGAAACTGTCAGCGAAGGGCTGATCAACGAGCTGCATATTGGCCTGAAAAGCACAATGAATGCTCTATATCTCAAGGATCTGGCCGAAAAAACCCATAGAGGCGTTATCGCAGCCGTCCTGCGTGGCGGCGTCCCTGGCGGCAAACTCTACGGCTATGATCTCGTGCACGCACTTGATGAAGCAGGCGAGCCTATACGCGGCAAGCGAACAATCAATCAGCAACAAGCCGCAATCGTTCGGGATATCTTCGCAGCCTATGCTTCCGGCCAGAAACTCAAGCATATCTGCGAAGACCTCAATCGACGTGGTATCGAAGCCCCAAACGGCGGCAAATGGGCTCCGACTACACTTGTCGGTTCTTTTGTCCGCCAGACCGGTCTGCTGCGACAGACGCTCTATAACGGCACCATAACGTTCAACAAGATGCAGTATCGCAAGCATCCGGAAACCGGCAAACGTCTCTCGGTGATGCGTCCGGAAAGCGAATGGGTAACAGTGCCGATCCCCGAAATGGCTATTGTCGATGAAAACCTGTTTGCCAAGGTGCAGCGGGCTCTTGATGTACGTTCGGCCAGGCAACGCGAACGCAAGCTGACTCCGAAAGTCACGACCGCCGACGAAAAGCGCGAACAGGCCATCAATCGGTCACGGGAATGGCGACGCAATCAGGCCATCACCAGCAAACGCGTGAACGCGGTCTTTGGCGGCAAGCTCTATTGCGCTAAGCATGGCGAGCCGATTGTTGCGACCTATGCCCGGCACTATTCCTGCAAATCGAAAGGCTGCCCGAACCGGAGCCTCAGTTATGACCAGATCATCGCAATGGTGATCAAATCAATCAGTAGGCTTGATCAGGACATGATCGAGGCACATTTCGACAATGCAGACATGGTAAAGAGGCGGTCCAAACTTGAAGGCGAGGTCAAGCGACTGAGAAAAGAGCTTGAGGATATACGCACAGGCCTGAACAAGGTAATTGATGCTCTGGGCCCCGATGCTAGGTCTCATGAAATCCGCGCATTCTTCGATGACAAGTCAGAACAGATCCATCGCACGAAACTCGATATTTCCCGATGCGAACGGCAACTGGCCGATACATCACTCCCGAAAAGCATCGACCGTATTCTTGCTCAACACAACAAACTGATTACCAAATTACAGGTCTGGTCCCGAGACCCTGAAGCGGTGATCCCGCTTCGCCAAATCATCGACAGACTGACCATTCATTCCACTTGGGATGAGATCGAGGAAAGCTGGGATCGAAGATGCGAGGTGACGTTTGACTTTCCCGCGATCATCGCTGCCGATAAACGGCTTTCTTCCTGA
- a CDS encoding restriction endonuclease subunit S, which yields MEAVANDERAAQPNHRSQSGYHETELGLVPLDWGIKCVEDVADITTGGRNTQDRVEDGLYPFFVRSQKVERINSYSFDGEGVLTAGDGVGTGKIFHYIAGKCDIHQRVYLIHNFGDDLCGRYFYRYFAENFYNRIMQMTAKSSVDSVRREMIARMPILLPPVKEQHAIAEALSDADALIEGLEKLIAKKRLIKQGAMQELLTGKRRLPGFSGEWETKAIGQCLRIRHGKSQHEVSVADGPYPILATGGQIGTAKRPLYDKSSVLIGRKGTIDRPQYIEEPFWTVDTLFYSELLAGNVARFFFYRFLLIDWYKFNEASGVPSLNARTIESIEISVPKPAEQHAIASIISDLDSEISSCEAKLAKARQIKQGMMQELLTGRIRLV from the coding sequence ATGGAGGCTGTAGCCAATGATGAACGCGCTGCGCAACCCAATCATCGGAGTCAGAGCGGCTACCATGAGACTGAGCTTGGTTTAGTGCCGTTAGACTGGGGTATCAAGTGTGTCGAGGATGTTGCCGACATAACGACAGGTGGGAGAAACACGCAAGATCGCGTTGAGGACGGTTTATACCCCTTCTTCGTCCGATCCCAGAAAGTCGAAAGAATCAATAGCTACTCTTTTGATGGCGAAGGCGTTCTGACCGCGGGCGATGGAGTCGGAACAGGCAAGATTTTTCACTATATCGCTGGAAAGTGCGACATTCATCAGCGTGTTTATCTAATCCATAATTTTGGCGACGATTTATGTGGACGATATTTTTATCGTTATTTCGCAGAAAATTTCTACAACCGCATTATGCAGATGACGGCGAAGTCGTCCGTCGACTCTGTCCGGCGCGAGATGATCGCTCGGATGCCAATTTTGCTGCCGCCCGTTAAAGAACAGCACGCCATTGCCGAGGCGTTGAGCGATGCGGATGCGCTGATTGAGGGGCTGGAAAAGCTGATCGCCAAGAAGCGACTCATCAAACAGGGCGCGATGCAGGAACTCCTCACCGGCAAACGCCGCCTGCCTGGGTTTAGTGGGGAGTGGGAGACAAAGGCGATTGGTCAATGCCTGCGCATTCGCCATGGCAAGAGTCAGCACGAGGTCTCGGTTGCAGATGGCCCCTATCCGATCCTGGCCACAGGTGGACAGATAGGAACCGCTAAAAGACCTCTCTATGATAAGTCGTCCGTTTTGATAGGTCGTAAGGGAACTATCGATCGACCTCAATATATCGAAGAACCCTTCTGGACGGTCGATACACTTTTTTATTCAGAGCTGTTAGCGGGAAATGTTGCAAGGTTTTTCTTTTACCGGTTTCTACTTATAGATTGGTACAAATTTAATGAGGCATCCGGAGTGCCTAGTCTAAACGCTAGAACAATTGAAAGCATTGAAATCTCAGTGCCGAAACCTGCAGAGCAGCACGCAATAGCTTCAATAATTTCAGACTTGGATTCGGAGATATCTTCCTGTGAAGCCAAGCTCGCCAAAGCCCGCCAAATCAAGCAAGGCATGATGCAGGAGTTGCTGACGGGAAGGATACGGCTGGTATGA
- a CDS encoding type I restriction-modification system subunit M, producing MAIKKSELYSSLWSSCDELRGGMDASQYKDYVLSLLFIKYISDKYAGVPYAPITVPQGSGFADMVALKGTSDIGDQINKKIVAPLAAANQQLSQSDFPDFNDSVKLGDGKEKVDRLTNLIGIFQRPALDFSKNRADGDDILGDAYEYLMRHFATESGKSKGQFYTPAEVSRIMAQVIGIKAAHTSADTTVYDPTCGSGSLLLKVGDEAGTALTLYGQEKDAATSGLARMNMILHNNPIAMIEQGNTLADPKYKEGEGLKQFDFVVANPPFSDKRWSTGLDPLNDAYNRFESFGVPPGKQGDYAYLLHIIRSLKSTGCGACILPHGVLFRGNAEADIRRNLIRKGYIKGIIGLPANLFYGTGIPACIVVIDKKDAAARKGIFMIDAAQGFMKDGPKNRLRSQDIHKIVDAFNKQIVIPAFSRMVPYEKIAENDYNLNLPRYIDSQKAEDKQDIEAHLKGGIPAVDIDALDAYWQVCPNLKAALFADNRPGYMDLTVDKSAIKQTIYDHPEFATFIASMNTLFDEWRHRSSATLKSLAAGCNPKDVIFDLSEDLLAHYTGKPLIDKYDVYQHLMNYWADVMQDDCYLIAADGWKAETYRIIEKDKKGKEKDKGWTCDLIPKRLIVARYFAAEQAKIEELMAALEAASAAMTELEEEHGVEDGALAELEKVNKGAVTARLKEIKGDRDAAEEATILNQWLTLSKKETDLKKQLKEAEVALDAKAYAQYPKLTEAEIKTLVVDDKWLATVDGLIHGEMDRISQALTGRVRTLAERYETRMPDLVAEVAALEARVNGHLEKMGFAW from the coding sequence ATGGCAATCAAGAAATCTGAACTCTATAGCTCCCTATGGTCGAGCTGTGACGAGTTGCGCGGCGGCATGGATGCCAGCCAGTACAAGGACTATGTCCTTTCACTCCTGTTCATCAAATACATCAGCGACAAATACGCCGGTGTTCCCTATGCCCCTATCACTGTCCCTCAAGGGTCCGGCTTCGCGGATATGGTGGCGCTAAAAGGCACGTCTGACATTGGCGACCAGATAAACAAGAAGATCGTGGCTCCCCTGGCAGCCGCGAACCAGCAGCTTTCACAGTCTGACTTCCCTGACTTCAATGACTCGGTAAAGCTTGGTGACGGTAAGGAGAAGGTGGATCGTCTCACCAACCTGATCGGCATTTTCCAGCGCCCGGCGCTGGACTTCTCCAAAAACCGCGCCGATGGCGATGACATCCTGGGCGACGCCTATGAATATCTCATGCGCCACTTCGCCACCGAAAGCGGCAAAAGCAAGGGCCAGTTCTATACCCCGGCTGAGGTGAGCCGTATCATGGCGCAGGTCATCGGCATCAAGGCCGCTCACACCTCTGCCGATACCACCGTCTATGACCCGACTTGCGGCTCTGGCTCGCTTTTGTTGAAAGTCGGCGATGAGGCGGGGACGGCGCTCACGCTCTACGGGCAGGAGAAGGATGCGGCCACCAGCGGTCTCGCCCGTATGAACATGATCCTGCACAATAACCCGATAGCGATGATCGAGCAGGGCAACACGCTCGCCGATCCGAAATACAAGGAAGGCGAAGGCCTGAAGCAGTTCGACTTTGTCGTGGCTAACCCGCCCTTCAGCGACAAGCGCTGGAGCACAGGGCTCGATCCGCTGAACGATGCATACAACCGCTTTGAATCCTTCGGTGTTCCACCTGGCAAGCAGGGCGACTATGCCTATCTGCTTCACATCATCCGCTCGCTCAAAAGCACAGGCTGCGGCGCGTGCATTCTGCCACATGGCGTTCTGTTCCGTGGCAATGCCGAGGCCGATATCCGTCGCAACCTGATCCGCAAGGGCTACATCAAGGGCATTATCGGCCTGCCCGCGAACCTGTTTTACGGCACGGGTATTCCGGCCTGTATCGTTGTCATCGACAAGAAGGACGCCGCCGCCCGCAAGGGCATTTTCATGATCGACGCGGCCCAAGGCTTCATGAAGGACGGCCCCAAAAATCGCCTGCGCAGCCAGGATATTCACAAGATCGTCGATGCGTTCAACAAGCAGATTGTCATCCCCGCTTTCTCCCGCATGGTGCCTTACGAGAAGATCGCGGAGAACGACTATAACCTTAACCTGCCGCGCTACATCGACAGCCAAAAGGCAGAGGACAAACAGGATATTGAGGCGCACCTGAAGGGCGGAATCCCTGCCGTTGACATCGATGCCCTGGATGCCTATTGGCAGGTGTGCCCAAATCTGAAGGCGGCGCTCTTTGCCGATAACCGCCCCGGTTACATGGATCTGACGGTCGACAAATCTGCGATCAAGCAGACCATTTATGATCATCCGGAATTCGCCACCTTCATCGCCAGCATGAACACGCTGTTTGATGAATGGCGTCACCGGTCATCGGCAACGCTAAAAAGCCTTGCTGCTGGCTGTAACCCCAAGGATGTGATCTTCGACCTCTCCGAAGACCTGCTGGCCCATTACACCGGCAAACCGCTGATCGATAAATATGACGTTTATCAGCACCTGATGAACTATTGGGCCGATGTGATGCAGGACGATTGTTACCTCATCGCTGCCGATGGCTGGAAGGCTGAGACCTATCGCATCATCGAAAAGGACAAGAAGGGCAAGGAAAAGGACAAGGGCTGGACCTGCGACCTGATCCCCAAAAGGCTAATCGTCGCCCGCTACTTTGCTGCCGAACAAGCGAAGATCGAAGAACTGATGGCGGCGCTGGAAGCCGCCAGCGCGGCCATGACCGAACTGGAAGAGGAGCATGGCGTGGAGGACGGTGCCCTTGCCGAATTGGAGAAGGTCAACAAGGGCGCGGTGACGGCACGGCTAAAGGAAATTAAGGGCGACAGGGACGCCGCCGAGGAAGCAACGATCCTCAATCAGTGGCTTACCCTCTCCAAAAAAGAGACTGACCTGAAGAAGCAGCTGAAGGAGGCCGAGGTCGCCCTCGATGCCAAGGCCTATGCCCAATACCCCAAGCTGACCGAGGCGGAGATCAAGACGCTGGTGGTGGACGACAAATGGCTGGCGACGGTGGACGGATTGATCCACGGCGAAATGGATCGCATTAGCCAGGCCCTGACCGGGCGGGTGCGCACGCTCGCCGAACGCTACGAAACCCGGATGCCCGATCTGGTTGCCGAGGTTGCGGCATTGGAAGCGAGGGTCAACGGGCATCTTGAAAAGATGGGGTTTGCGTGGTGA
- a CDS encoding BRO-N domain-containing protein produces MRFYNQNEIRIIDRQGAEMSEIITFHFDNVDFRAIEIDGQIWAVGKDVCKALGYRDAENGLRNLDEDEKGTHIVGTPGGDQNLLIINESGLYSLILRSRKPEAKRFKKWVTSEVLPSIRNPGAYHHADTTLAAQGTDQHQLIEALRDKISLLEENRSLVKGKLTHDKFKGVARLLFEKTDFNDETIAEILAPGIGTYMPEWVCWQRRLH; encoded by the coding sequence ATGCGTTTCTACAACCAGAACGAAATACGCATCATCGACAGGCAAGGGGCAGAAATGAGCGAAATCATTACCTTTCACTTCGATAACGTCGATTTTCGCGCCATCGAAATTGATGGTCAAATCTGGGCTGTGGGTAAAGATGTCTGTAAAGCACTTGGTTACCGGGATGCGGAAAACGGTTTGCGAAATCTCGATGAAGATGAAAAGGGTACACACATTGTGGGGACCCCTGGCGGTGATCAGAATTTGCTGATTATCAATGAAAGCGGTCTCTATTCACTGATCCTTCGAAGCAGGAAGCCGGAAGCAAAGCGCTTCAAAAAGTGGGTGACATCCGAAGTCCTGCCATCCATCCGCAACCCCGGCGCATATCATCATGCTGACACGACACTGGCAGCCCAAGGCACCGACCAGCATCAACTGATCGAAGCCCTTCGTGACAAAATCAGCCTGCTTGAAGAGAACCGTTCATTGGTTAAAGGGAAACTCACCCACGACAAGTTTAAGGGCGTTGCCCGCCTGCTTTTCGAAAAGACTGATTTCAATGACGAAACCATAGCCGAGATTCTCGCTCCCGGCATTGGCACCTACATGCCGGAATGGGTCTGCTGGCAAAGGCGATTGCATTAA